Proteins from a genomic interval of Acanthopagrus latus isolate v.2019 chromosome 7, fAcaLat1.1, whole genome shotgun sequence:
- the LOC119023216 gene encoding phospholipase A and acyltransferase 2-like produces MDYQKQVGEIVSTAKFGDLIEFSYPIGYSHWGVYDEDGHVIHFAVAEEGETLKLIRTHLQSILPVCGDLLIGETRIRRVPLGEVNVPSGAQVLISNNRHAFTPSTPEDMRLRRDALLDQVFTYDLLKLNCEHFATFVRYGKAVCNQIPTRSKNVEKVEATATFEGIVSPKETAENHSE; encoded by the exons ATGGATTATCAGAAGCAG GTTGGAGAAATTGTGTCCACTGCCAAATTTGGAGACTTGATAGAATTTTCCTATCCTATTGGCTATTCACACTGGGGAGTGTATGATGAAGATGGGCACGTAATCCATTTTGCTGTTGCAG aggagggagaaacgCTCAAACTCATACGTACTCACCTGCAATCAATATTGCCTGTATGTGGGGACCTTCTAATTGGGGAAACCAGGATCCGGAGAGTACCTCTTGGTGAGGTGAACGTCCCCTCGGGTGCCCAGGTCTTGATCAGTAACAACCGCCATGCCTTCACACCATCCACACCTGAGGATATGAGGCTTCGACGCGATGCCCTTCTGGATCAGGTCTTCACATATGACCTTCTCAAACTCAACTGCGAGCACTTTGCCACTTTTGTACGCTATGGAAAGGCTGTTTGCAACCAG ATTCCTACAAGATCCAAGAATGTGGAGAAAGTGGAGGCAACTGCAACCTTCGAAGGCATTGTCTCCCCCAAAGAAACTGCTGAGAATCATTCTGAATGA
- the LOC119023627 gene encoding solute carrier family 2, facilitated glucose transporter member 1-like isoform X2: MESMGQLTPQLIMAVGTAVIGSFQFGYNTGVINAPQNIIENFYNETWTSRFSESIPQSTLTALWSLSVAIFSVGGMFGSFSVGLFVNKFGRRNSMLMANVLTFIAVVFMGFSKLAASFEMFIIGRFIIGIYSGLSTGFVPLYVEEISPTSLRGALGTLHQLGVVIGILIAQIFGIESIMGNASMWPLLLGFTLLPAVLQCALLPLCPESPRYLLINCNEESKARSILLKLRGTDNVSEDIQEMKEESQQMMREKKVTIPELFRSPMYRQPIFVAIMLHLSQQLSGINAVFYYSTGIFEQAGVSQPVYATIGAGVVNTAFTVVSLFVVERMGRRPLHLIGLMGMAVSAVFLTVAMALLDQIRWMSYMSIVAIFSFVAFFEIGPGPIPWFIVAELFSQGPRPAAIAVAGFSNWSANFLVGMCFPYIEQLCGPYVFIIFTVLLLGFFIFTYFKVPETRGRTFDEIAAGFRQSAGQGADKYSAPEEFNTLRGDDPDL; encoded by the exons ATGGAGAGCATGGGCCAG TTGACACCCCAGCTGATCATGGCTGTTGGgacagctgtgattggctctTTCCAGTTTGGCTACAACACTGGTGTCATCAATGCTCCTCAGAAT ATCATTGAGAACTTCTACAATGAGACGTGGACCAGCAGGTTTTCAGAGTCCATCCCTCAGAGCACTTTAACAGCTCTGTGGTCGCTCTCTGTGGCCATCTTCTCAGTGGGAGGAATGTTTGGCTCCTTCTCTGTTGGCCTCTTCGTCAATAAGTTTGGCAG GAGGAACTCCATGCTCATGGCCAATGTGCTCACCTTtattgctgttgtgtttatggGCTTTTCCAAGCTGGCTGCCTCCTTTGAGATGTTTATCATCGGACGTTTCATAATAGGCATCTACTCTGGCCTCTCCACTGGCTTTGTGCCCCTTTATGTTGAGGAAATCTCCCCCACATCTCTCCGTGGAGCATTAGGCACTCTGCATCAGCTTGGTGTAGTGATCGGCATTCTCATCGCACAG ATCTTTGGTATTGAATCCATCATGGGAAATGCCTCCATGTGGCCCCTCCTGCTGGGCTTTactctgctgccagctgtgctgcagtgtgccCTGCTGCCACTCTGCCCTGAGAGCCCACGCTACCTCCTCATCAACTGCAACGAGGAGAGCAAAGCCCGCAGCA TCTTGCTGAAGCTGCGGGGCACTGACAATGTGAGTGAGGATATCcaagagatgaaggaggagagccAGCAGAtgatgagagagaagaaggtTACCATTCCTGAACTGTTCCGCTCCCCCATGTACCGCCAGCCAATCTTTGTTGCCATCATGCTGCACCTCTCACAGCAGCTATCTGGAATCAATGCT GTGTTTTACTACTCGACTGGGATCTTTGAGCAAGCAGGAGTGTCCCAGCCTGTCTATGCAACCATCGGTGCCGGAGTGGTCAACACTGCCTTCACTGTGGTGTCT TTGTTTGTGGTGGAGCGTATGGGCAGGAGACCACTTCACCTTATTGGTCTGATGGGAATGGCAGTTTCAGCAGTTTTTCTAACTGTTGCTATGGCATTGTTG GACCAGATCAGATGGATGTCCTATATGAGCATTGTGGCTATCTTCAGTTTTGTAGCCTTTTTTGAAATTGGCCCTGGCCCCATCCCCTGGTTCATTGTGGCTGAGCTCTTTAGCCAGGGGCCCCGGCCTGCTGCCATTGCAGTTGCTGGTTTCTCCAATTGGTCAGCCAACTTCTTAGTAGGGATGTGCTTCCCTTATATAGAG CAACTCTGTGGCCCGTAcgtcttcatcatcttcacagTCCTGTTGCTTGGCTTTTTCATCTTCACCTACTTCAAGGTGCCAGAGACCAGGGGCCGCACCTTTGATGAGATTGCAGCAGGCTTCCGACAGTCAGCTGGTCAAGGTGCTGACAAGTACTCTGCACCCGAAGAGTTCAACACCCTCAGGGGGGATGATCCTGATCTTTAA
- the LOC119023627 gene encoding solute carrier family 2, facilitated glucose transporter member 1-like isoform X3, producing MAVGTAVIGSFQFGYNTGVINAPQNIIENFYNETWTSRFSESIPQSTLTALWSLSVAIFSVGGMFGSFSVGLFVNKFGRRNSMLMANVLTFIAVVFMGFSKLAASFEMFIIGRFIIGIYSGLSTGFVPLYVEEISPTSLRGALGTLHQLGVVIGILIAQIFGIESIMGNASMWPLLLGFTLLPAVLQCALLPLCPESPRYLLINCNEESKARSILLKLRGTDNVSEDIQEMKEESQQMMREKKVTIPELFRSPMYRQPIFVAIMLHLSQQLSGINAVFYYSTGIFEQAGVSQPVYATIGAGVVNTAFTVVSLFVVERMGRRPLHLIGLMGMAVSAVFLTVAMALLDQIRWMSYMSIVAIFSFVAFFEIGPGPIPWFIVAELFSQGPRPAAIAVAGFSNWSANFLVGMCFPYIEQLCGPYVFIIFTVLLLGFFIFTYFKVPETRGRTFDEIAAGFRQSAGQGADKYSAPEEFNTLRGDDPDL from the exons ATGGCTGTTGGgacagctgtgattggctctTTCCAGTTTGGCTACAACACTGGTGTCATCAATGCTCCTCAGAAT ATCATTGAGAACTTCTACAATGAGACGTGGACCAGCAGGTTTTCAGAGTCCATCCCTCAGAGCACTTTAACAGCTCTGTGGTCGCTCTCTGTGGCCATCTTCTCAGTGGGAGGAATGTTTGGCTCCTTCTCTGTTGGCCTCTTCGTCAATAAGTTTGGCAG GAGGAACTCCATGCTCATGGCCAATGTGCTCACCTTtattgctgttgtgtttatggGCTTTTCCAAGCTGGCTGCCTCCTTTGAGATGTTTATCATCGGACGTTTCATAATAGGCATCTACTCTGGCCTCTCCACTGGCTTTGTGCCCCTTTATGTTGAGGAAATCTCCCCCACATCTCTCCGTGGAGCATTAGGCACTCTGCATCAGCTTGGTGTAGTGATCGGCATTCTCATCGCACAG ATCTTTGGTATTGAATCCATCATGGGAAATGCCTCCATGTGGCCCCTCCTGCTGGGCTTTactctgctgccagctgtgctgcagtgtgccCTGCTGCCACTCTGCCCTGAGAGCCCACGCTACCTCCTCATCAACTGCAACGAGGAGAGCAAAGCCCGCAGCA TCTTGCTGAAGCTGCGGGGCACTGACAATGTGAGTGAGGATATCcaagagatgaaggaggagagccAGCAGAtgatgagagagaagaaggtTACCATTCCTGAACTGTTCCGCTCCCCCATGTACCGCCAGCCAATCTTTGTTGCCATCATGCTGCACCTCTCACAGCAGCTATCTGGAATCAATGCT GTGTTTTACTACTCGACTGGGATCTTTGAGCAAGCAGGAGTGTCCCAGCCTGTCTATGCAACCATCGGTGCCGGAGTGGTCAACACTGCCTTCACTGTGGTGTCT TTGTTTGTGGTGGAGCGTATGGGCAGGAGACCACTTCACCTTATTGGTCTGATGGGAATGGCAGTTTCAGCAGTTTTTCTAACTGTTGCTATGGCATTGTTG GACCAGATCAGATGGATGTCCTATATGAGCATTGTGGCTATCTTCAGTTTTGTAGCCTTTTTTGAAATTGGCCCTGGCCCCATCCCCTGGTTCATTGTGGCTGAGCTCTTTAGCCAGGGGCCCCGGCCTGCTGCCATTGCAGTTGCTGGTTTCTCCAATTGGTCAGCCAACTTCTTAGTAGGGATGTGCTTCCCTTATATAGAG CAACTCTGTGGCCCGTAcgtcttcatcatcttcacagTCCTGTTGCTTGGCTTTTTCATCTTCACCTACTTCAAGGTGCCAGAGACCAGGGGCCGCACCTTTGATGAGATTGCAGCAGGCTTCCGACAGTCAGCTGGTCAAGGTGCTGACAAGTACTCTGCACCCGAAGAGTTCAACACCCTCAGGGGGGATGATCCTGATCTTTAA
- the LOC119023627 gene encoding solute carrier family 2, facilitated glucose transporter member 1-like isoform X1, which produces MEGREAELTPQLIMAVGTAVIGSFQFGYNTGVINAPQNIIENFYNETWTSRFSESIPQSTLTALWSLSVAIFSVGGMFGSFSVGLFVNKFGRRNSMLMANVLTFIAVVFMGFSKLAASFEMFIIGRFIIGIYSGLSTGFVPLYVEEISPTSLRGALGTLHQLGVVIGILIAQIFGIESIMGNASMWPLLLGFTLLPAVLQCALLPLCPESPRYLLINCNEESKARSILLKLRGTDNVSEDIQEMKEESQQMMREKKVTIPELFRSPMYRQPIFVAIMLHLSQQLSGINAVFYYSTGIFEQAGVSQPVYATIGAGVVNTAFTVVSLFVVERMGRRPLHLIGLMGMAVSAVFLTVAMALLDQIRWMSYMSIVAIFSFVAFFEIGPGPIPWFIVAELFSQGPRPAAIAVAGFSNWSANFLVGMCFPYIEQLCGPYVFIIFTVLLLGFFIFTYFKVPETRGRTFDEIAAGFRQSAGQGADKYSAPEEFNTLRGDDPDL; this is translated from the exons atggagggcagagaggcagag TTGACACCCCAGCTGATCATGGCTGTTGGgacagctgtgattggctctTTCCAGTTTGGCTACAACACTGGTGTCATCAATGCTCCTCAGAAT ATCATTGAGAACTTCTACAATGAGACGTGGACCAGCAGGTTTTCAGAGTCCATCCCTCAGAGCACTTTAACAGCTCTGTGGTCGCTCTCTGTGGCCATCTTCTCAGTGGGAGGAATGTTTGGCTCCTTCTCTGTTGGCCTCTTCGTCAATAAGTTTGGCAG GAGGAACTCCATGCTCATGGCCAATGTGCTCACCTTtattgctgttgtgtttatggGCTTTTCCAAGCTGGCTGCCTCCTTTGAGATGTTTATCATCGGACGTTTCATAATAGGCATCTACTCTGGCCTCTCCACTGGCTTTGTGCCCCTTTATGTTGAGGAAATCTCCCCCACATCTCTCCGTGGAGCATTAGGCACTCTGCATCAGCTTGGTGTAGTGATCGGCATTCTCATCGCACAG ATCTTTGGTATTGAATCCATCATGGGAAATGCCTCCATGTGGCCCCTCCTGCTGGGCTTTactctgctgccagctgtgctgcagtgtgccCTGCTGCCACTCTGCCCTGAGAGCCCACGCTACCTCCTCATCAACTGCAACGAGGAGAGCAAAGCCCGCAGCA TCTTGCTGAAGCTGCGGGGCACTGACAATGTGAGTGAGGATATCcaagagatgaaggaggagagccAGCAGAtgatgagagagaagaaggtTACCATTCCTGAACTGTTCCGCTCCCCCATGTACCGCCAGCCAATCTTTGTTGCCATCATGCTGCACCTCTCACAGCAGCTATCTGGAATCAATGCT GTGTTTTACTACTCGACTGGGATCTTTGAGCAAGCAGGAGTGTCCCAGCCTGTCTATGCAACCATCGGTGCCGGAGTGGTCAACACTGCCTTCACTGTGGTGTCT TTGTTTGTGGTGGAGCGTATGGGCAGGAGACCACTTCACCTTATTGGTCTGATGGGAATGGCAGTTTCAGCAGTTTTTCTAACTGTTGCTATGGCATTGTTG GACCAGATCAGATGGATGTCCTATATGAGCATTGTGGCTATCTTCAGTTTTGTAGCCTTTTTTGAAATTGGCCCTGGCCCCATCCCCTGGTTCATTGTGGCTGAGCTCTTTAGCCAGGGGCCCCGGCCTGCTGCCATTGCAGTTGCTGGTTTCTCCAATTGGTCAGCCAACTTCTTAGTAGGGATGTGCTTCCCTTATATAGAG CAACTCTGTGGCCCGTAcgtcttcatcatcttcacagTCCTGTTGCTTGGCTTTTTCATCTTCACCTACTTCAAGGTGCCAGAGACCAGGGGCCGCACCTTTGATGAGATTGCAGCAGGCTTCCGACAGTCAGCTGGTCAAGGTGCTGACAAGTACTCTGCACCCGAAGAGTTCAACACCCTCAGGGGGGATGATCCTGATCTTTAA